A region from the Manihot esculenta cultivar AM560-2 chromosome 13, M.esculenta_v8, whole genome shotgun sequence genome encodes:
- the LOC122721472 gene encoding calmodulin-like protein 3, protein IDSNDRKPGIYVPDNELIQMIENIDANGDGFVDIEEFGGLYQTIMNERDEDEDMREAFNVFDQNGDGFITMDELKSVLASLGLKQGRTFEDCKRMIKKVDVDDHKVNSSHLSDFLSIL, encoded by the coding sequence ATTGATTCAAATGATAGAAAACCTGGTATCTATGTACCTGACAATGAATTGATTCAAATGATAGAAAATATAGATGCTAATGGAGATGGGTTTGTGGATATTGAAGAGTTTGGAGGATTATATCAAACGATAATGAATGAGAGAgatgaggatgaggacatgaGAGAAGCATTCAACGTTTTCGATCAGAACGGCGATGGGTTTATCACGATGGACGAGTTGAAGTCGGTTTTGGCATCCTTGGGTCTAAAGCAAGGAAGAACTTTTGAGGATTGCAAGAGGATGATCAAGAAGGTGGATGTGGATGATCATAAAGTTAACTCTTCTCACCTGTCAGATTTTCTCTCTATTttgtag
- the LOC110629397 gene encoding putidaredoxin, producing the protein MAISTLQRLSSQLNRLPSLTPFTKTVLVRSSASAAASTSSSAKVADRIVKLFAVDLDGKKREIVGLSGQTLLKALANSGLIDPASHRLEEIDACSAECEVSIAQEWLNKLPPRSYDEEYVLKRNSRARVLNKHARLGCQVVLTPDLQGMVVAVPEPKPWDIP; encoded by the coding sequence ATGGCGATATCGACGCTCCAGAGACTCTCCTCCCAACTCAACCGCCTCCCATCTCTCACCCCTTTCACCAAAACCGTCCTCGTCCGCTCCTCCGCCTCCGCCGCTGCTTCCACTTCCTCCTCCGCCAAAGTCGCCGACAGAATAGTTAAGTTGTTCGCTGTCGACCTTGACGGTAAAAAGAGGGAGATCGTGGGCCTCTCCGGTCAGACTCTCCTCAAGGCTTTGGCCAACAGCGGTCTCATCGACCCTGCCTCCCACCGCCTCGAGGAGATCGACGCTTGCTCCGCCGAGTGCGAGGTCAGCATCGCCCAGGAGTGGCTCAATAAACTGCCACCGAGATCCTATGATGAGGAGTATGTTTTGAAGAGAAATTCTAGAGCTAGGGTTTTGAACAAGCACGCCAGGTTGGGATGCCAGGTCGTTCTAACGCCTGACCTTCAAGGTATGGTTGTTGCAGTCCCCGAACCAAAGCCATGGGATATCCCCTAA
- the LOC110629520 gene encoding uncharacterized CRM domain-containing protein At3g25440, chloroplastic has product MVVKRVLSSRGLVAFCKSHLLKNLLSPSIPFFPKSFPCRNRYLLLGQSVCTIKGPHLEGCLSIHTGSVLNNEDKNGEPPAHSGKITTADGSDGSKMKRKKLKGKRAVVRWLKFFRWKKKKEYERMTAEEKILYKLKKARMKEERLVQALKKIEPAESSEPTHDPEILTPEEHFFFLKMGLKCKNYVPVGRRGIYQGVILNMHLHWKKHQTLKVVVKTFSPEEVKEIAADLARLTGGIVLDIHEENTIIMYRGKNYSQPPTEIMSPRVTLGRKKALDKSKYRDGLRAIRRYIPRLEQDLELLKAQAKGKAESGAASVEETLKTEDDVRKSRSISSMQLEKPERLKEIIDRQEECPEDECATDLGMVSDSEDLSDIFETDSETETQDKAKGRLYLDEFERFPIEGNGDAEDLEEQLRQLCKDSKEAESSEKDVSPSLDEFDRMVLRAASLLKRQKR; this is encoded by the exons ATGGTGGTAAAGAGGGTTTTATCATCTAGAGGATTAGTGGCTTTTTGCAAGTCTCATCTGCTCAAGAATTTGTTGTCTCCTTCAATTCCTTTTTTTCCCAAATCATTTCCTTGTAGAAACAG GTACCTGCTTTTGGGCCAGTCTGTTTGTACTATTAAAGGACCTCATTTGGAGGGATGTCTATCGATTCATACTGGTTCGGTTTTGAATAATGAGGACAAGAATGGGGAGCCACCAGCCCATTCTGGGAAAATTACAACTGCTGATGGTTCTGATGGTAGTAAAATGAAGAGGAAAAAGTTGAAAGGAAAACGAGCAGTTGTAAGGTGGTTAAAGTTCTTCAGgtggaaaaagaagaaagagtatGAAAGAATGACTGCagaagaaaaaattttatacaagTTGAAAAAG GCTAGAATGAAAGAGGAAAGGCTTGTTCAAGCTTTAAAGAAGATCGAACCTGCTGAATCATCAGAACCAACTCATGATCCAGAGATATTGACCCCAGAAgagcatttcttttttttaaagatgGGCCTAAAGTGCAAGAATTACGTACCAGTAGGGAGACGAGGAATCTACCAGGGTGTAATTCTTAACATGCACTTGCATTGGAAGAAACATCAAACCTTGAAGGTAGTGGTGAAGACATTCTCACCAGAGGAGGTCAAGGAGATTGCTGCTGACCTGGCACGTTTAACTGGAGGGATTGTGCTAGATATTCATGAAGAAAACACAATAATCATGTATAGGGGAAAGAATTATTCCCAGCCACCAACTGAAATAATGTCACCGAGGGTCACTCTCGGCAGAAAGAAG GCTTTGGACAAATCGAAGTATAGGGATGGCCTTAGGGCTATTCGGAGGTATATTCCTAGACTTGAACAGGATCTTGAGTTGCTCAAGGCACAGGCTAAAGGCAAAGCTGAAAGTGGGGCTGCTTCTGTTGAAGAGACCCTGAAGACTGAGGATGATGTTAGAAAATCTAGGAGCATTTCAAGCATGCAACTGGAGAAACCGGAAAGGTTGAAAGAAATTATTGACAGGCAAGAGGAATGTCCTGAGGATGAATGTGCCACAGATTTAGGGATGGTATCAGATTCAGAAGATCTATCTGATATTTTTGAGACAGACTCTGAGACAGAGACACAGGATAAAGCAAAAGGTCGTCTTTATTTGGATGAGTTTGAAAGGTTCCCAATTGAAGGTAATGGAGACGCTGAAGATCTTGAGGAGCAGTTGCGCCAACTGTGTAAGGACTCAAAAGAGGCCGAGTCATCAGAGAAAGATGTCTCACCCTCCCTCGACGAGTTCGACCGAATGGTTCTTCGTGCTGCTTCTCTATTAAAGAGGCAGAAGAGGTAG